In Salinarimonas sp., a genomic segment contains:
- a CDS encoding TRAP transporter substrate-binding protein, giving the protein MNRRDFLTTGALGAAALGGAVAAPAVARAQESFTWRMTNAYGPNSPFYVVGPGSPTSFIEKVEAMSGGRLKIQHFAAGELVPALEGFDAVVSGVVEANAANSYFWSGRSFAAQYFTTVPFGMSFLGHMAWLYHGEGAALWEEVYAPFGLVAFPINNTGVQMTGWFREPIETVEDLDGLRMRIPGLASRIYGELGVDARLLPGGEIFPALERGVIDAAEFVGPYQDRRLGLQNAAKFYHTTGWHEPATTGELAISRAAWEALPDDLKTIVRVAAQATVLESVTWSEAVNGDALTDLVTNEGVTAAVLPQPVVERLREVTADVLSTESAKDPLSKKVHDSYMAFKAKHDRWAGISEGPWHGTILGG; this is encoded by the coding sequence ATGAACAGACGCGATTTCCTCACCACGGGCGCCCTCGGCGCGGCCGCCCTCGGCGGCGCCGTCGCCGCGCCGGCGGTGGCGCGCGCGCAGGAGAGCTTCACCTGGCGCATGACCAACGCCTACGGCCCGAACTCGCCCTTCTACGTCGTCGGGCCCGGCTCGCCGACCTCGTTCATCGAGAAGGTGGAGGCGATGTCGGGCGGGCGCCTGAAGATCCAGCATTTCGCGGCGGGGGAGCTCGTGCCGGCGCTGGAGGGCTTCGACGCCGTCGTCTCCGGCGTGGTCGAGGCGAACGCGGCCAATTCCTACTTCTGGTCCGGCCGCTCCTTCGCGGCTCAGTACTTCACCACCGTGCCCTTCGGCATGAGCTTCCTCGGCCACATGGCCTGGCTCTATCACGGCGAAGGCGCCGCCCTCTGGGAGGAGGTCTACGCGCCCTTCGGCCTCGTCGCCTTCCCGATCAACAATACCGGCGTGCAGATGACCGGCTGGTTCCGCGAGCCCATCGAGACGGTGGAGGATCTCGACGGCCTGCGCATGCGCATTCCGGGCCTCGCCAGCCGCATCTACGGCGAGCTCGGCGTCGACGCGCGCCTCCTGCCCGGCGGCGAGATCTTCCCGGCGCTGGAGCGCGGCGTGATCGACGCGGCCGAGTTCGTCGGGCCCTACCAGGACCGGCGCCTGGGCCTCCAGAACGCGGCGAAGTTCTACCACACGACCGGCTGGCACGAGCCCGCCACCACAGGCGAGCTCGCCATCTCGCGCGCGGCCTGGGAGGCGCTGCCCGACGACCTCAAGACCATCGTCCGCGTCGCGGCGCAGGCGACCGTGCTCGAGAGCGTCACCTGGTCGGAGGCCGTCAACGGCGACGCGCTCACCGATCTCGTGACGAACGAGGGCGTCACCGCCGCCGTGCTGCCCCAGCCGGTGGTCGAGCGCCTGCGCGAGGTGACGGCGGACGTGCTCTCGACCGAGAGCGCCAAGGACCCGCTCTCGAAGAAGGTCCACGACAGCTACATGGCCTTCAAGGCCAAGCACGACCGCTGGGCCGGCATCTCGGAAGGCCCCTGGCACGGCACGATCCTGGGCGGCTGA
- a CDS encoding TRAP transporter small permease subunit, protein MRALARLVETLEAAVAFCGRLAAWTCLVLVLVVAGSVLARYFFSAGAIWLQELEWHLISPIALFGMSYALLQGEQVRVDVFFERFPEGVRRVIEVATGLLLVVFAVWMATLSIPFVLQSYRLGEGSPNPGGLPHRFLLKSLIPIGFTLLAAQGLCHALRHAFRLPRRA, encoded by the coding sequence GTGCGCGCCCTCGCTCGTCTCGTCGAGACCCTGGAGGCGGCCGTCGCGTTCTGCGGCCGCCTCGCCGCCTGGACCTGCCTCGTGCTGGTCCTCGTCGTCGCGGGCAGCGTGCTCGCCCGCTACTTCTTCAGCGCCGGCGCGATCTGGCTGCAGGAGCTGGAATGGCACCTGATCTCGCCGATCGCGCTCTTCGGCATGTCCTACGCCCTGCTCCAGGGCGAGCAGGTGCGCGTCGACGTCTTCTTCGAGCGCTTTCCCGAGGGCGTGCGGCGCGTGATCGAGGTGGCCACGGGGCTGCTCCTCGTCGTCTTCGCCGTCTGGATGGCGACGCTGTCCATCCCCTTCGTGCTGCAATCCTATCGGCTGGGCGAGGGATCGCCCAATCCCGGCGGGCTGCCCCATCGCTTCCTCTTGAAGAGCCTGATCCCGATCGGCTTCACGCTGCTCGCCGCGCAGGGCCTCTGCCACGCGCTGCGCCACGCCTTCCGCCTCCCTCGCCGAGCCTGA
- a CDS encoding TRAP transporter large permease subunit encodes MSPNELLAIAMVASFFGMLMVGIPVGIAIATSALVFGYAGFGPMLFALVPSRIYGVVTNYTLMAIPLFVFMGVMLEKSRLAEELLDVIGHLFGRVSGGMGVAIVLVGVLLGAATGIVGATIVTLGLLTLPALLRRGYSAPLACGVICASGTLGQIIPPSLVLILLADVLGESVGTLFAAAMIPGLMLAGLYVVAFLVLAGLRPDLAPPIPADERAALDGWALARKAIVVVVPPIGLVVAVLGSIVGGVAAPTEAASMGAIGALLMALVGRKLSLRVLSDVLRATLLISAMVFFILICAQVFGLAFRGLGGEHLVERLFAWVPGGVTGSLLFLLALVFVLGFFLEWIEITYIALPLFLPFFIAEGVDMVWLGILICMNLQTSFLTPPFGWALFFLKGVAPAGVTTGAIYRGVLPFIALQLLALAILFAAPGLATWLPEAIGW; translated from the coding sequence ATGTCGCCCAACGAGCTCCTCGCCATCGCCATGGTGGCCTCCTTCTTCGGCATGCTGATGGTCGGCATTCCCGTCGGGATCGCGATCGCAACCTCGGCGCTCGTCTTCGGCTATGCCGGCTTCGGGCCGATGCTGTTCGCGCTGGTTCCCTCGCGGATCTACGGCGTCGTGACGAACTACACGCTGATGGCGATCCCGCTCTTCGTCTTCATGGGGGTGATGCTGGAGAAGTCCCGGCTCGCCGAGGAGCTGCTCGACGTGATCGGGCATCTGTTCGGGCGCGTCTCCGGGGGCATGGGCGTCGCGATCGTGCTCGTGGGCGTGCTGCTCGGCGCCGCCACCGGCATCGTCGGCGCGACCATCGTCACGCTCGGGCTGCTGACGCTCCCCGCGCTCCTGCGGCGCGGCTACTCGGCGCCGCTGGCCTGCGGCGTGATCTGCGCCTCGGGCACGCTCGGCCAGATCATCCCGCCCTCGCTCGTGCTGATCCTGCTCGCGGACGTGCTCGGCGAATCGGTCGGCACCCTGTTCGCGGCGGCGATGATCCCGGGCCTGATGCTCGCCGGTCTCTACGTCGTCGCCTTCCTGGTCCTCGCGGGGCTGCGGCCCGACCTCGCGCCGCCGATCCCCGCCGACGAGCGCGCCGCGCTCGACGGGTGGGCGCTGGCGAGGAAGGCGATCGTCGTCGTCGTGCCGCCCATCGGCCTCGTCGTCGCGGTGCTGGGCTCGATCGTCGGCGGCGTCGCGGCGCCGACCGAGGCGGCGTCCATGGGCGCGATCGGCGCCCTCCTGATGGCCCTCGTCGGCCGCAAGCTGTCGCTGCGCGTCCTCTCGGACGTCCTGCGCGCGACGCTGCTGATCTCCGCGATGGTGTTCTTCATCCTGATCTGCGCCCAGGTCTTCGGCCTCGCCTTCCGCGGGCTCGGCGGCGAGCATCTGGTCGAGCGGCTGTTCGCGTGGGTGCCCGGCGGCGTGACGGGGAGCCTGCTGTTCCTGCTCGCGCTCGTGTTCGTGCTGGGCTTCTTCCTCGAATGGATCGAGATCACCTACATCGCCCTGCCGCTGTTCCTGCCCTTCTTCATCGCGGAGGGCGTCGACATGGTCTGGCTCGGGATCCTGATCTGCATGAACCTGCAGACCTCCTTCCTCACGCCGCCCTTCGGCTGGGCCTTGTTCTTCCTCAAGGGCGTCGCGCCGGCGGGCGTCACCACCGGCGCGATCTATCGCGGCGTCCTGCCCTTCATCGCCCTCCAGCTCCTGGCGCTGGCGATCCTGTTCGCGGCGCCGGGGCTCGCGACCTGGCTGCCCGAGGCGATCGGCTGGTGA
- a CDS encoding CDC48 family AAA ATPase, whose product MADHEEDGGLRLQVANARMEDAGRGIARISREALQEIGVREGEPVEIVGRRHTAAVAMPPYPEDEGLRLVRLDGLQRGNAGAGSGDYVELKPAQVRAAQRIVLAPAQKNLRLQGSGEALRRTFLRRPFIAGDVISTSVHSRMSPHDGRLPEEMRGLFNLPAYGLQEIRLVVVSTVPRGIVQMTPETEVELRPQFEEPKEARRADVTYDDIGGLGDTTEQIREMVELPLRHPELFQRLGIDPPKGVLLHGPPGTGKTLLARAVANEAEAAFFHIAGPEIMGKHYGESEQRLREVFEEAKANAPSIVFMDEIDSIAPKREQVTGEVERRIVAQLLTLMDGLEPRQNIIVIGATNRVDSIDEALRRPGRFDREIVIGVPDQTGRREVLAIHTRGMPLDEDVDLDELARVTYGFVGADLSALAREAAMDSVRRILPSINLKEGIPPKVVEELKVERRDFENALKRVQPSALREIMIQVPNVGWDDIGGLAETRERMQEGIELPLKKPEVFRKFGIRPAKGFLLFGPPGTGKTLLAKAVAREAEANFVSTKSSDLLSKWYGESEQQVARLFQRARQVAPTVIFIDEIDSLAPSRGGGMGEPAVTERVVNTILSEMDGLEEMQGVVVIGATNRPNLVDPALLRPGRFDELIYVPVPDAEGRRHILGIHTKDMPLADDVDLDAYAERLERYTGADLEDVVRRAGLLAVRESMENDHVADRHFQKAMTEARASVTPEMEREYEEMLATLKQEGPRRQPIGFLSQRPGQAQAQPGG is encoded by the coding sequence ATGGCGGATCACGAGGAGGACGGCGGCCTGCGCCTGCAGGTGGCGAACGCGCGCATGGAGGACGCCGGGCGCGGCATCGCCCGCATCAGCCGCGAGGCGCTCCAGGAGATCGGCGTGCGCGAGGGCGAGCCGGTCGAGATCGTCGGCCGCCGGCACACCGCCGCCGTGGCGATGCCGCCCTATCCGGAGGACGAGGGTCTGCGGCTCGTGCGTCTCGACGGGCTCCAGCGCGGAAACGCCGGGGCGGGCTCGGGGGACTACGTCGAGCTCAAGCCGGCGCAGGTGCGCGCGGCCCAGCGCATCGTCCTCGCCCCCGCGCAGAAGAACCTGCGCCTGCAGGGCTCGGGCGAGGCCCTGCGTCGCACCTTCCTGCGCCGCCCCTTCATCGCCGGCGACGTGATCTCGACCTCGGTCCATTCGCGCATGTCGCCGCACGACGGGCGCCTGCCCGAGGAGATGCGCGGGCTGTTCAACCTGCCCGCCTACGGCCTCCAGGAGATCCGGCTCGTCGTCGTCTCCACCGTCCCGCGCGGCATCGTGCAGATGACGCCCGAGACCGAGGTCGAGCTGCGTCCCCAGTTCGAGGAGCCCAAGGAGGCGCGGCGCGCCGACGTCACCTACGACGACATCGGCGGGCTCGGCGACACGACGGAGCAGATCCGCGAGATGGTCGAATTGCCGCTGCGCCATCCCGAGCTGTTCCAGCGCCTGGGCATCGATCCGCCCAAGGGCGTGCTGCTGCACGGCCCCCCCGGCACCGGCAAGACCCTGCTCGCCCGCGCCGTCGCCAACGAGGCGGAGGCGGCCTTCTTCCACATCGCCGGCCCGGAGATCATGGGCAAGCATTACGGCGAATCGGAGCAGCGCCTGCGCGAGGTGTTCGAGGAGGCGAAGGCCAACGCGCCCTCCATCGTCTTCATGGACGAGATCGACTCGATCGCGCCCAAGCGCGAGCAGGTCACGGGCGAGGTCGAGCGCCGCATCGTCGCCCAGCTGCTCACCCTGATGGACGGGCTCGAGCCGCGCCAGAACATCATCGTCATCGGCGCGACGAACCGGGTCGATTCCATCGACGAGGCCCTGCGCCGGCCCGGGCGCTTCGACCGCGAGATCGTCATCGGCGTGCCGGACCAGACCGGCCGGCGCGAGGTCCTCGCCATCCACACCCGCGGCATGCCGCTCGACGAGGACGTCGATCTCGACGAGCTCGCGCGCGTCACCTACGGCTTCGTCGGCGCCGACCTCTCGGCGCTCGCCCGCGAGGCGGCGATGGATTCGGTGCGCCGCATCCTGCCCTCGATCAACCTGAAGGAGGGCATTCCGCCCAAGGTCGTCGAGGAGCTCAAGGTCGAGCGCCGCGACTTCGAGAACGCCCTCAAGCGCGTCCAGCCCTCGGCCCTGCGCGAGATCATGATCCAGGTGCCGAACGTCGGCTGGGACGACATCGGCGGCCTCGCCGAGACCCGCGAGCGCATGCAGGAGGGGATCGAATTGCCCCTCAAGAAGCCGGAGGTGTTCCGCAAGTTCGGCATCCGCCCGGCCAAGGGCTTCCTGCTGTTCGGCCCGCCGGGCACCGGCAAGACGCTGCTCGCCAAGGCGGTGGCCCGCGAGGCGGAGGCGAACTTCGTCTCGACCAAGTCCTCCGACCTGCTCTCGAAGTGGTACGGCGAGAGCGAGCAGCAGGTCGCGCGCCTGTTCCAGCGCGCCCGCCAGGTGGCGCCCACCGTGATCTTCATCGACGAGATCGACAGCCTCGCGCCCTCCCGCGGCGGCGGCATGGGCGAGCCCGCCGTCACCGAGCGGGTGGTCAACACGATCCTCTCCGAGATGGACGGGCTCGAGGAGATGCAGGGCGTCGTCGTCATCGGCGCGACCAACCGGCCGAACCTGGTCGACCCGGCGCTGCTGCGCCCGGGCCGCTTCGACGAGCTGATCTACGTCCCCGTGCCCGACGCCGAGGGGCGGCGGCATATCCTCGGCATCCACACCAAGGACATGCCGCTCGCGGACGACGTCGATCTCGACGCCTACGCCGAGCGCCTCGAGCGCTACACGGGCGCCGATCTCGAGGACGTGGTGCGCCGCGCCGGCCTCCTCGCCGTGCGCGAATCGATGGAGAACGACCACGTCGCCGACCGCCATTTCCAGAAGGCGATGACGGAAGCCCGCGCCTCGGTGACGCCGGAGATGGAGCGCGAATACGAGGAGATGCTCGCGACCCTCAAGCAGGAAGGCCCGCGCCGGCAGCCGATCGGGTTCCTGTCCCAGAGGCCGGGCCAGGCCCAGGCGCAGCCCGGGGGGTGA
- a CDS encoding Crp/Fnr family transcriptional regulator yields MSLDDDIALLSRAPLIGLIDRDGLRLLAFAADKRRLRQGEALFRKGDRADCGFVVAEGEIGLDVEGGKPVTVARAGDLIGAAALFAEIRRPASATAREPSSVVRLTQPLMRRVLEEYPQAAAGMHAILAAELESLTRDLMRVGARFG; encoded by the coding sequence ATGTCCCTCGACGACGATATCGCGCTGCTCTCGCGCGCCCCCTTGATCGGCCTGATCGATCGCGACGGCCTGCGCCTGCTCGCCTTCGCCGCCGACAAGCGCCGGCTGCGCCAGGGCGAGGCCCTGTTCCGCAAGGGGGATCGGGCGGATTGCGGCTTCGTGGTCGCCGAGGGCGAGATCGGGCTCGACGTCGAGGGCGGCAAGCCGGTGACGGTGGCGCGCGCCGGCGACCTGATCGGCGCGGCCGCCCTCTTCGCCGAGATCCGCCGCCCGGCGAGCGCCACCGCCCGCGAGCCGTCCAGCGTCGTCCGCCTCACCCAGCCGCTGATGCGCCGCGTGCTGGAGGAATATCCCCAGGCCGCCGCCGGCATGCACGCCATCCTCGCCGCGGAGCTCGAGAGCCTGACGCGGGACCTGATGCGGGTGGGCGCCCGCTTCGGGTGA
- a CDS encoding response regulator transcription factor: MSNANRLLVVDDDQDLRDTLAEQLALYDEFVVSTAETAGEAMKAVQADRIDLVIMDVGLPDMDGREAVKLMRKHGFRSPVIMLTGQGSDADTVLGLEAGANDYVVKPFKFAVLLARIRAQLRQYAASEDAIFQIGPYSFRPGAKLLVSEKGSKLKLTEKETAILRFLFRAGQKVVSRDTLLAEVWGYNSNVTTHTLETHIYRLRQKIEPNPSAARFLVTEGGGYKLLP; this comes from the coding sequence ATGTCGAACGCCAACCGGCTGCTCGTGGTCGACGACGACCAGGATCTGCGCGATACGCTCGCCGAGCAGCTCGCGCTCTACGACGAGTTCGTCGTCTCCACCGCCGAGACGGCCGGCGAGGCGATGAAGGCCGTCCAGGCGGACCGCATCGATCTCGTCATCATGGATGTCGGCCTGCCCGACATGGACGGCCGCGAGGCGGTGAAGCTGATGCGCAAGCACGGCTTCCGCTCGCCCGTCATCATGCTCACCGGCCAGGGCTCGGACGCCGACACCGTGCTCGGCCTCGAGGCGGGCGCCAACGACTACGTGGTCAAGCCCTTCAAGTTCGCGGTACTGCTGGCGCGCATCCGCGCGCAGCTGCGGCAATACGCGGCCTCCGAGGACGCGATCTTCCAGATCGGGCCCTATTCCTTCCGCCCCGGCGCCAAGCTGCTCGTCTCCGAGAAGGGCTCGAAGCTCAAGCTCACCGAGAAGGAGACGGCGATCCTGCGCTTCCTCTTCCGCGCCGGCCAGAAGGTGGTCTCCCGCGACACGCTGCTCGCCGAGGTGTGGGGCTACAATTCGAACGTGACCACCCACACCCTCGAGACGCACATCTACCGCCTGCGCCAGAAGATCGAGCCGAACCCGTCCGCGGCGCGCTTCCTCGTCACCGAGGGCGGCGGCTACAAGCTCCTGCCCTGA
- a CDS encoding L,D-transpeptidase family protein, with product MTTDSTLSRLVVRRRPGDPARGWLAAGGLVLPCALGRSGVTRDKREGDGATPAGRFAPLQAFFRADAGPRPRTTLPLRAIRPSDGWCDAARDRNYNRPVALPYPASAERMMREDGLYDLVVDLSANRRPILKGRGSAIFLHVARTGVQPTEGCIALEKRALAKLLARIGPRTRIVVVG from the coding sequence GTGACGACCGATTCTACGCTCTCGCGCCTCGTGGTGAGGCGACGGCCCGGCGATCCCGCCCGCGGCTGGCTCGCCGCGGGCGGGCTCGTCCTGCCCTGCGCGCTCGGCCGCTCGGGCGTGACGCGCGACAAGCGCGAGGGCGACGGCGCGACGCCGGCGGGGCGCTTCGCGCCGCTCCAGGCGTTCTTCCGGGCGGATGCCGGCCCGCGGCCGCGCACGACCCTGCCGCTGCGGGCGATTCGCCCGTCCGACGGCTGGTGCGACGCCGCGCGCGACCGCAACTACAATCGGCCGGTCGCCCTGCCCTATCCGGCGAGCGCGGAGCGGATGATGCGCGAGGACGGGCTCTACGATCTCGTCGTCGACCTCTCCGCCAACCGCCGGCCGATCCTGAAGGGCCGCGGCAGCGCCATCTTCCTGCACGTCGCCCGGACGGGGGTCCAGCCCACCGAGGGCTGCATCGCGCTGGAGAAGCGCGCGCTGGCGAAGCTCCTTGCGCGAATCGGGCCGCGCACGCGGATCGTGGTGGTCGGCTGA
- a CDS encoding copper chaperone PCu(A)C — translation MHLLFRTPALRTPFLGAAALALALAAGPVLSPAAAETFRAGDIVVETPWSRATPGGAKVAGGYVTLRNEGDTADRLIGGSSEIAERFEVHSMEMVDGVAKMAPVEGGLEIPPGETVALAPGGYHVMFMGLQRPLAEGESFEGTLVFERAGEVPVTFAVGRMGSREAPHGH, via the coding sequence ATGCATCTTCTGTTTCGCACGCCCGCCCTCCGCACGCCCTTTCTCGGCGCGGCCGCTCTCGCCCTCGCCCTCGCGGCGGGCCCCGTTCTCTCCCCGGCCGCGGCGGAGACCTTCCGCGCCGGCGACATCGTCGTCGAGACGCCCTGGTCGCGGGCCACGCCCGGCGGCGCCAAGGTCGCCGGCGGCTACGTCACCCTCCGCAACGAGGGCGACACGGCCGACCGGCTGATCGGCGGCTCGTCCGAGATCGCCGAGCGCTTCGAGGTCCATTCCATGGAGATGGTCGACGGCGTCGCCAAGATGGCGCCGGTCGAGGGCGGGCTCGAGATCCCGCCGGGCGAGACGGTCGCGCTCGCCCCCGGCGGCTACCACGTCATGTTCATGGGGCTCCAGCGCCCGCTCGCCGAGGGCGAGAGCTTCGAGGGCACGCTCGTCTTCGAGCGCGCCGGCGAGGTTCCGGTGACCTTCGCGGTCGGGCGGATGGGCTCGCGCGAGGCGCCCCACGGGCACTGA
- the ruvA gene encoding Holliday junction branch migration protein RuvA codes for MIGKLKGVVDSYGEDFVILDVHGVGYVAHCSARTLQRLPPVGEAAVLSIETVVREDMIRLYGFRSDPEREWFRLLQMVQGVGARVALAILSVLEPAELATAIASGDKAAVARAPGVGPKLAQRIIAEMKDKAPAFAPIDPVMAGLSGGVEARGEPGPAQDAVSALVNLGYGQSQAAAAVAAALKSAGEEPTTAQLIRLGLKELAR; via the coding sequence ATGATCGGCAAGCTCAAGGGCGTGGTGGACTCGTACGGCGAGGACTTCGTCATCCTCGACGTGCACGGGGTGGGCTACGTCGCCCATTGCTCGGCGCGCACGCTCCAGCGCCTCCCGCCGGTCGGCGAGGCGGCGGTCCTGTCCATCGAGACCGTGGTGCGTGAGGACATGATCCGCCTCTACGGCTTCCGCTCGGACCCGGAGCGGGAATGGTTCAGGCTGCTGCAGATGGTGCAGGGCGTCGGCGCGCGGGTCGCGCTCGCGATCCTCTCCGTGCTCGAGCCGGCGGAGCTCGCCACCGCCATCGCGTCCGGAGACAAGGCCGCCGTCGCCCGCGCGCCGGGGGTGGGGCCGAAGCTCGCCCAGCGGATCATCGCCGAGATGAAGGACAAGGCCCCCGCCTTCGCGCCGATCGACCCGGTGATGGCCGGCCTCTCCGGCGGGGTCGAGGCCCGCGGCGAGCCGGGCCCGGCCCAGGACGCGGTCTCGGCGCTGGTCAATCTCGGCTACGGCCAGTCCCAGGCCGCCGCCGCCGTCGCCGCCGCCCTGAAGAGCGCCGGCGAGGAGCCGACGACGGCGCAGCTGATCCGGCTCGGCCTCAAGGAGCTCGCCCGCTGA
- the ruvC gene encoding crossover junction endodeoxyribonuclease RuvC: protein MSTTPIRILGIDPGLRKTGWGLIAAHGTKLSYIASGLVQSDGDLDLALRLRQLHDGLTEVVRAWAPDEVSVEETFVNKDAQATLKLGHARAMALLVPALAGLPVAEYGANQVKKTVVGVGHAEKAQVTAMVRVLLPKADPKSADAADALAIAIAHAHHRGARSLKAALLAGA, encoded by the coding sequence GTGAGCACGACCCCCATCCGCATCCTCGGCATCGACCCCGGCCTGCGCAAGACGGGCTGGGGCCTGATCGCCGCGCACGGGACGAAGCTGTCCTACATCGCCTCGGGCCTCGTCCAGTCCGACGGCGACCTCGACCTCGCGCTGCGCCTGAGGCAGCTGCACGACGGGCTGACCGAGGTGGTGCGCGCGTGGGCGCCGGACGAGGTCTCCGTGGAGGAGACCTTCGTCAACAAGGACGCGCAGGCGACGCTCAAGCTCGGCCACGCCCGCGCCATGGCGCTGCTGGTCCCGGCGTTGGCGGGCCTGCCGGTGGCGGAATACGGGGCGAACCAGGTGAAGAAGACGGTGGTGGGCGTCGGCCACGCCGAGAAGGCGCAGGTCACCGCCATGGTGCGCGTGCTCCTGCCCAAGGCCGACCCGAAGAGCGCCGACGCCGCGGACGCGCTCGCCATCGCCATCGCGCATGCGCATCATCGCGGCGCGCGGTCGTTGAAGGCCGCGCTTCTGGCGGGGGCGTGA
- a CDS encoding sulfite exporter TauE/SafE family protein has translation MIEAAVNALVDVELGFALWFAAGAALVAGLARGFSGFGAGLIFMPLAAATLGPQAAAPILLLIDTVLIAPYVPAAWRACDRRAVGWMTLGAYAGVPLGAAALTAVDPLLMRWLLVALILALLALLVSGFRYRGRPKPPLTLGVGAVSGVLSGAAQVGGPPAIAYWLGSEAPAKTVRANLVVFIVLAALGTAVAYVLGGLLTASVVARAVVIGPFYAAGLFLGARLFGLASETVFRRICYGLIALAAVGSAPALDGLLR, from the coding sequence GTGATCGAGGCCGCTGTCAACGCCCTCGTCGATGTCGAGCTCGGCTTCGCCCTGTGGTTCGCGGCCGGCGCGGCGCTCGTCGCCGGCCTCGCCCGCGGCTTCTCCGGCTTCGGCGCCGGGCTGATCTTCATGCCGCTGGCCGCCGCGACGCTCGGGCCGCAGGCGGCGGCGCCGATCCTGCTCCTGATCGACACGGTGCTGATCGCGCCCTACGTCCCCGCCGCCTGGCGGGCCTGCGACCGGCGGGCGGTCGGGTGGATGACGCTCGGCGCCTATGCGGGCGTGCCGCTCGGCGCGGCGGCGCTGACCGCCGTCGATCCGCTCCTGATGCGCTGGCTGCTGGTCGCGCTGATCCTGGCGCTGCTGGCGCTCCTCGTCTCGGGCTTCCGCTATCGCGGCCGGCCGAAGCCGCCGCTGACGCTCGGCGTCGGCGCGGTCTCCGGCGTCCTCTCCGGCGCGGCGCAGGTCGGCGGGCCGCCGGCCATCGCCTACTGGCTCGGCTCGGAGGCCCCGGCGAAGACGGTGCGGGCGAACCTCGTCGTCTTCATCGTGCTCGCCGCGCTGGGGACGGCGGTCGCCTACGTGCTCGGCGGGCTTCTGACCGCGTCGGTCGTGGCGCGGGCCGTGGTGATCGGGCCGTTCTACGCCGCGGGCCTGTTTCTCGGCGCGCGCCTGTTCGGGCTCGCCAGCGAGACCGTGTTCCGGCGCATCTGCTACGGCCTGATCGCGCTCGCGGCCGTGGGCTCCGCGCCGGCGCTCGACGGCCTGCTGCGCTGA
- a CDS encoding winged helix DNA-binding protein, whose protein sequence is MTRPTDDDTAPADEAVAEPPRRGVGPIVSSAHLAEGGMPSLSEFEFGLILASHAFHRWMIRCIAAAGVPDLSPLDVLILHTVNHRGRPKRLADICLVLSVEETHLVSYGVKKLEAAGLVASGKAGKEKTILITEKGRAVCLRYREIREALLLQPVGATGVDKERLSELAAMLRALSGHYDQAARAAASL, encoded by the coding sequence ATGACGCGACCGACCGACGACGATACGGCCCCGGCGGACGAGGCGGTCGCGGAGCCGCCCCGCAGAGGCGTGGGGCCGATCGTGTCCTCGGCCCATCTGGCGGAGGGCGGCATGCCCTCCCTGTCGGAATTCGAGTTCGGCCTCATCCTGGCGAGCCACGCCTTCCATCGCTGGATGATCCGCTGCATCGCGGCGGCGGGCGTGCCGGATCTCTCGCCCCTCGACGTCCTGATCCTGCATACGGTCAATCATCGCGGCCGCCCGAAGCGGCTCGCCGACATCTGCCTCGTGCTCTCGGTCGAGGAGACGCACCTCGTCTCCTACGGCGTGAAGAAGCTCGAGGCCGCGGGCCTCGTGGCCTCGGGCAAGGCCGGCAAGGAGAAGACCATCCTCATCACCGAGAAGGGCCGCGCCGTGTGCCTGCGCTATCGCGAGATCCGCGAGGCGCTGCTGCTCCAGCCCGTCGGCGCGACGGGCGTCGACAAGGAGCGGCTCTCCGAGCTCGCCGCCATGCTGCGGGCGCTCTCGGGCCACTACGACCAGGCCGCCCGCGCCGCCGCGAGCCTGTGA